Proteins from a single region of Sporosarcina sp. P33:
- a CDS encoding M17 family metallopeptidase, with protein MQIHAEILFANDGRVTKNQLVKQFVDNQTGGFSTFVHDGKQLVVIKDKEWKSLEAIRNVAGEMSRSLAAQKVASASIRADQLGQKWSAVDDAVTAFVEGWHLGAYNFDRYQSKKADPVTKLQVNGADSAAVKSGEVRAAAMAFSRDLMNELSDVLNPETYPEILKDHFKDTKVKIDVLTKKEIEEREMNGVLTVCRGSKYDPSFVEMTLQTDASKPLVALVGKGVTYDSGGISLKGGRDDSDMRMDMGGSAAVSGALSLLAHSDAKVNVAVLIPMVENTPGPDAVMPGEVIQFKNGISVQVGNTDAEGRLILADGLIRAGELGADYTVDIATLTGAVVSALGTEIGGVFGDEELSYQMKKIGDQNGDFIWPLPLVDEYEESLDSAYADINNISSLSVAGSITAALFLRKFAPETNWLHVDMAGVMDKQKPKGYYTKSATGYGARLLADFTASLSK; from the coding sequence ATGCAAATTCATGCAGAAATTTTATTCGCAAATGACGGACGAGTAACTAAAAATCAATTGGTAAAACAATTCGTAGACAATCAGACGGGAGGATTTTCTACATTTGTTCATGACGGAAAACAGCTTGTTGTCATAAAAGATAAAGAGTGGAAGTCGTTAGAAGCGATTCGCAATGTTGCAGGGGAGATGTCCCGGAGTCTTGCCGCACAAAAAGTGGCGTCTGCTTCCATACGTGCAGATCAGCTCGGGCAAAAGTGGTCAGCAGTTGATGATGCAGTCACTGCGTTTGTGGAAGGATGGCACTTGGGGGCATATAATTTCGATCGTTATCAGTCCAAGAAAGCGGATCCAGTAACGAAACTGCAAGTAAATGGAGCAGACTCGGCCGCAGTGAAATCAGGGGAAGTGCGGGCAGCAGCCATGGCATTTTCTCGTGATTTAATGAATGAACTTTCTGATGTCTTAAATCCGGAGACATATCCTGAGATATTGAAAGACCATTTCAAGGATACGAAAGTGAAAATTGACGTACTGACCAAAAAAGAAATCGAAGAGCGTGAAATGAACGGCGTATTGACAGTGTGCCGGGGCAGTAAATATGACCCTTCATTCGTCGAAATGACATTGCAGACAGATGCATCGAAGCCGCTTGTCGCTCTTGTCGGAAAAGGCGTAACGTACGATTCAGGCGGCATCAGCTTAAAAGGCGGCCGTGATGACAGTGATATGCGCATGGATATGGGCGGCTCGGCAGCGGTTAGCGGCGCCTTATCGCTTCTTGCACACTCTGACGCTAAAGTGAATGTCGCAGTGCTTATTCCAATGGTGGAAAACACACCGGGGCCGGATGCAGTGATGCCGGGCGAAGTCATTCAATTTAAAAACGGCATCAGTGTCCAAGTCGGTAACACCGATGCAGAAGGCCGGCTCATTTTAGCGGACGGATTAATCCGTGCAGGAGAACTTGGCGCAGACTACACGGTGGACATTGCGACATTGACAGGTGCAGTTGTCAGCGCACTCGGCACGGAAATAGGCGGGGTCTTCGGTGATGAAGAACTGTCTTATCAAATGAAGAAAATTGGCGACCAAAACGGCGACTTCATCTGGCCGCTTCCGTTGGTGGATGAGTACGAAGAATCGCTGGACAGTGCGTACGCGGATATTAATAATATCAGTTCGTTATCCGTTGCAGGATCGATCACGGCAGCTCTATTCCTGCGCAAGTTTGCTCCGGAAACGAATTGGCTGCACGTGGATATGGCGGGTGTCATGGATAAGCAGAAGCCAAAAGGATACTACACTAAATCCGCAACAGGCTACGGTGCCAGATTGCTCGCAGATTTTACAGCTTCACTGTCTAAATAA
- a CDS encoding YaiI/YqxD family protein, with translation MTSILVDADGCPVINETIEVAKEFTLPCVLICDTAHEMHREGAETIMVSKGADAVDFVLVNRIKKGDIVVTQDYGLAAMALAKQGLPIDQNGRWYTNDNIDQLLAARHKAQKIRRAGGRLRGPKKRTVEQTEGFIASLRKLCQSIQQ, from the coding sequence TTGACATCGATTTTAGTGGATGCAGACGGCTGTCCAGTGATTAATGAAACGATAGAGGTCGCCAAAGAATTTACCTTGCCATGCGTGCTGATCTGTGATACAGCACATGAAATGCATCGGGAAGGTGCGGAAACGATTATGGTTTCTAAAGGAGCGGATGCCGTGGATTTCGTTCTGGTGAACCGCATCAAAAAAGGTGACATTGTCGTTACACAGGATTATGGCCTGGCAGCAATGGCGCTGGCAAAACAGGGATTACCTATCGATCAAAACGGCCGGTGGTATACAAATGACAATATTGATCAATTACTCGCTGCGCGTCATAAAGCACAGAAGATCCGTCGTGCAGGCGGACGTTTACGCGGTCCGAAAAAACGGACAGTTGAACAGACAGAAGGTTTTATCGCAAGTTTACGAAAGCTGTGCCAATCCATTCAGCAATAA
- a CDS encoding cupin domain-containing protein has protein sequence MKLIDTDYRLAEKEKHVLKVANVENAVIMNLQLRAGEEIAEHDADKEVFIIVRKGKVRFDVEGAPVEVTPGNVLHMEPLEKHSLHALEDSDILVIQVKQ, from the coding sequence ATGAAACTGATTGACACAGACTATCGATTAGCAGAAAAGGAAAAGCATGTGCTGAAAGTCGCGAATGTAGAAAATGCGGTCATCATGAATCTTCAGCTGCGCGCAGGCGAAGAAATTGCGGAACATGACGCGGATAAAGAGGTATTCATCATCGTACGTAAAGGAAAAGTGCGGTTTGATGTGGAAGGGGCACCGGTAGAAGTAACGCCGGGAAATGTGCTGCATATGGAGCCGCTGGAAAAGCACAGCTTACATGCACTCGAAGACTCAGATATTCTGGTCATTCAAGTAAAACAGTAA
- a CDS encoding LLM class flavin-dependent oxidoreductase: MKIKLSILDQSPVTSGSNAQEALRQTAFLAKKADEWGYLRFWVSEHHDAVTLAGSSPEILMAHLATVTSAIRIGSGGVMLPHYSPYKVAENFKVLEALFPGRIDAGVGRAPAGMPRATYALNNGRYQNKEQFPQQIDDLLMYLHDDLPADHPYEGLKAVPLTDSAPPVWVLGTSERSAALAAQKGLPYMFAQFINSEGGAEAAKYYRNHFKTSRFAAAPQQAVAVFLICAETEEEADRVASSLDLLFIMQQQGMKIDGTPSPEKAAAYSYSQLERELVQLNRERMIVGTPESAYKQLVQLAEEFQAEEIMLVSITYDFQDKLKSYKLIMNEFLKGEKNNETD; the protein is encoded by the coding sequence TTGAAGATAAAATTAAGTATATTAGATCAATCTCCTGTTACATCAGGCAGCAATGCGCAGGAAGCTCTCCGGCAAACAGCTTTTTTGGCGAAGAAAGCGGATGAATGGGGATATCTCCGCTTCTGGGTGTCTGAACATCATGACGCGGTGACGCTTGCAGGCTCATCACCTGAAATTCTGATGGCACATCTGGCAACTGTCACATCAGCTATCCGCATCGGGTCTGGCGGTGTCATGCTACCTCACTATTCCCCTTATAAGGTGGCTGAAAACTTTAAAGTGCTCGAAGCTTTGTTTCCGGGGCGTATTGATGCGGGTGTAGGACGTGCACCGGCCGGAATGCCGCGCGCGACATATGCATTGAACAATGGCCGTTATCAAAATAAAGAACAGTTTCCGCAACAAATTGACGATTTACTGATGTATCTCCATGACGACTTGCCGGCAGATCACCCATACGAAGGTCTGAAAGCTGTACCGCTGACAGACAGCGCCCCGCCTGTCTGGGTGCTCGGCACAAGTGAACGGTCGGCGGCTTTAGCTGCACAAAAAGGTCTGCCGTATATGTTTGCACAGTTTATTAACAGTGAAGGGGGTGCAGAGGCGGCAAAGTATTACCGGAATCATTTCAAAACTTCTCGATTTGCCGCAGCACCTCAGCAAGCTGTGGCTGTCTTTCTGATTTGTGCCGAGACAGAGGAAGAAGCAGATCGTGTTGCTTCATCATTGGATCTGCTGTTCATTATGCAGCAGCAAGGAATGAAAATTGATGGCACGCCTTCCCCAGAAAAAGCTGCAGCTTATTCATACAGCCAGCTGGAGCGGGAACTCGTGCAGCTCAATCGGGAGCGGATGATAGTGGGTACTCCTGAATCGGCCTATAAACAACTGGTACAATTAGCGGAAGAATTTCAGGCGGAGGAAATTATGCTAGTTTCGATAACGTATGATTTTCAAGATAAACTAAAATCGTATAAACTGATTATGAATGAGTTTTTGAAAGGAGAGAAGAATAATGAAACTGATTGA
- a CDS encoding type III polyketide synthase has protein sequence MPIIQSVSTVRPPVDLPQEEAVSFARSLFSDSFKDIDRLLKVFQNGEIDTRQVCMPLEWYAQAHDFETKNDLYIQHAVTLGKQAVEQCLSNTATLVRAVDPAEIDAIFFVSSSGLATPSIDARLINQLPFRHDIKRVPIWGLGCAGGASGMSRAFDYCKAYPDSNVLVLAVELCSLTFQRDDVTKSNLVGMSLFSDGVACALVSGEQSTVKSTRPMPKIRATSSRFMPDSEDVMGWDIKSDGLHVVFSKSIPAVIKSWLGPFVHQFVGEHDLTMKDILHFVAHPGGKKVLDAYQKALQLDQGQTAASKKILQHHGNMSSPTVLYVLKDFIEQQPAEGEYGLMAALGPGFCGELLLLEWQ, from the coding sequence ATGCCTATCATTCAATCTGTCAGCACAGTCAGACCCCCCGTGGATTTGCCGCAGGAAGAAGCTGTGTCATTTGCCCGTTCTTTATTTTCGGATTCCTTTAAAGACATTGACCGTTTATTAAAAGTGTTCCAAAACGGCGAAATCGACACACGTCAAGTGTGCATGCCCCTGGAATGGTATGCACAAGCGCATGATTTTGAAACGAAAAACGATTTGTACATTCAGCATGCCGTCACACTGGGCAAACAGGCTGTCGAACAATGCCTGAGCAATACAGCAACGCTCGTACGCGCGGTAGACCCTGCCGAGATTGATGCGATTTTCTTCGTATCGAGCAGCGGACTCGCCACTCCCAGTATTGATGCTCGCCTGATTAATCAATTGCCGTTCCGCCATGACATCAAACGTGTTCCGATATGGGGGCTAGGCTGCGCGGGCGGCGCTTCCGGAATGAGCCGGGCTTTTGATTACTGCAAAGCGTACCCTGATTCCAATGTTCTTGTGCTCGCTGTAGAACTGTGCAGCTTAACGTTCCAGCGTGATGATGTGACGAAGAGTAATCTGGTCGGCATGTCGCTGTTCTCGGACGGCGTGGCCTGCGCACTGGTGTCAGGCGAGCAGTCAACAGTCAAGAGCACACGGCCGATGCCGAAAATCCGTGCCACGTCGTCCCGATTCATGCCGGACTCTGAAGATGTGATGGGCTGGGATATAAAAAGCGACGGATTGCATGTAGTGTTTTCAAAAAGTATTCCTGCTGTCATTAAAAGCTGGCTTGGTCCGTTTGTCCATCAGTTCGTGGGAGAGCATGACCTGACGATGAAAGACATTCTGCATTTTGTCGCACATCCCGGCGGCAAGAAAGTGCTGGACGCGTATCAGAAAGCACTTCAGCTGGATCAAGGACAAACCGCCGCTTCTAAAAAGATTCTGCAGCATCACGGAAACATGTCTTCACCGACCGTACTGTATGTGCTGAAAGATTTTATCGAACAGCAGCCTGCTGAAGGCGAGTACGGCTTGATGGCAGCACTCGGTCCAGGCTTCTGCGGCGAACTGCTGCTGTTGGAGTGGCAGTAA
- a CDS encoding isoprenylcysteine carboxyl methyltransferase family protein, producing the protein MGKLFLFVFIIVVMQRLVELLIAKRNEQWMRSEGAIEAGASHYKWMVLMHAAFFVSLLAEVVIFNRPLSPVSGMLLVIFLLMQVLRVWCLSSLGKFWNTKILILPGANVQKRGPYRWIRHPNYVIVTTELIVLPLLFSAYFTAGLFFLLNIWMLSVRIPAEEKALRELTNYNEVF; encoded by the coding sequence ATGGGCAAGCTGTTCCTGTTCGTCTTCATTATTGTTGTCATGCAGCGGCTCGTCGAACTCCTTATCGCCAAACGCAACGAACAATGGATGCGCAGCGAAGGGGCAATTGAAGCGGGGGCCTCACATTATAAGTGGATGGTATTAATGCATGCGGCGTTTTTCGTTTCCCTGCTGGCTGAAGTTGTTATATTCAATCGTCCATTATCACCTGTCTCTGGCATGCTGCTCGTAATCTTTTTACTGATGCAAGTGCTGCGCGTCTGGTGTCTGTCATCACTCGGCAAGTTCTGGAATACCAAAATCCTGATCTTGCCTGGAGCGAATGTACAGAAGAGAGGCCCGTACCGCTGGATCCGTCATCCTAACTATGTCATCGTTACAACCGAACTCATTGTATTGCCATTATTATTCAGCGCCTACTTCACAGCAGGACTCTTTTTTCTATTAAATATTTGGATGCTGTCCGTACGGATTCCCGCGGAGGAAAAAGCGCTGCGGGAATTAACAAATTATAATGAAGTGTTTTAA
- a CDS encoding thermonuclease family protein: MNTNTKQGTKKNKQKKWMTSFLIAVVIAIAAVYFPELFEDEEKTPSRSGLIPVELVKTIDGDTIKIMYEGKEENVRYLLIDTPETNHPRLGKQPYGQQAKVRNQELLQKGKLEIEFDIGDKYDKYGRLLAYIYIDGKSVQEQLLKEGLARVAYVYPPNTRHLDAFEKAEQQAKKSGIGIWTLEDYTTDRGFDSEKYPADSVKIPVYGETQDFKNCTELRKVYPEGVKKGHPAYADHLDRNRDGRACE; this comes from the coding sequence ATGAATACAAATACGAAACAAGGAACTAAAAAGAACAAACAAAAAAAGTGGATGACTTCATTTTTGATTGCTGTGGTCATTGCCATAGCCGCAGTTTACTTTCCTGAACTGTTCGAGGATGAAGAAAAAACACCTAGCCGCTCAGGATTAATTCCTGTTGAATTGGTCAAAACAATCGACGGCGATACAATTAAGATTATGTATGAAGGCAAAGAGGAAAATGTCCGGTACTTATTGATTGATACACCGGAGACAAATCATCCGCGCCTCGGTAAGCAGCCTTACGGACAGCAGGCAAAAGTACGTAATCAGGAACTGCTGCAAAAGGGGAAGCTGGAAATTGAGTTTGATATTGGCGACAAGTATGATAAGTACGGCAGGTTACTGGCGTATATCTACATAGACGGAAAAAGTGTCCAGGAACAATTGCTGAAAGAGGGCCTGGCACGGGTGGCGTATGTATATCCGCCAAATACCCGTCATCTGGATGCATTTGAAAAAGCCGAACAACAAGCCAAGAAATCAGGCATCGGCATTTGGACACTGGAAGATTACACGACCGACAGGGGCTTTGACAGTGAAAAATATCCTGCCGACTCCGTAAAAATTCCAGTATACGGCGAAACACAGGATTTCAAAAACTGTACGGAACTTCGTAAAGTATATCCTGAAGGGGTGAAGAAGGGCCATCCTGCGTATGCTGACCATTTGGACCGTAACAGGGATGGTCGTGCATGCGAGTAA
- a CDS encoding CrcB family protein, with product MIWHILAVGCGGFIGALLRFEVSARLNRSSLPYGTLLVNSIGSFFIGWIIGMELSVQWTLFWATGTAGALTTYSTLMKEIWTYWTEGSKGRAAGYALLTFAAGTGLAYFGYSM from the coding sequence ATGATCTGGCATATTTTGGCGGTGGGATGCGGCGGGTTTATTGGAGCGCTGTTGCGTTTTGAAGTGTCAGCCCGCCTGAATCGGAGCAGCTTGCCGTACGGGACATTGCTTGTAAACAGTATCGGCAGCTTTTTCATCGGCTGGATCATTGGGATGGAGCTATCCGTTCAATGGACATTGTTTTGGGCGACGGGTACAGCGGGTGCGTTAACGACCTATTCCACATTGATGAAAGAGATCTGGACGTATTGGACAGAAGGCAGCAAAGGGCGTGCGGCGGGCTATGCTTTGCTGACGTTCGCAGCAGGTACAGGCTTAGCTTATTTTGGCTACAGCATGTAG
- a CDS encoding CrcB family protein: MRERLYIGVAGAFGAVTRLLSGQLLPVSGSFPAATFTVNMLGTFMLCYLTEAARLRGRLSSVAVTVVTTGFLGAFTTFSAVSFETVGLVDDGLLWMAGIYVAVSLLGGLAMAALGFLSARRIGS, from the coding sequence ATGAGAGAACGTCTGTACATAGGTGTAGCCGGAGCATTCGGGGCTGTAACCCGTCTTTTGTCAGGACAGCTGCTGCCGGTCAGCGGCTCTTTTCCTGCCGCAACATTCACGGTGAATATGCTGGGAACATTTATGCTGTGCTATCTGACAGAAGCAGCCCGCCTGCGCGGCCGGTTGAGTTCAGTGGCTGTTACTGTTGTAACAACGGGCTTTCTTGGCGCATTCACTACGTTTTCCGCAGTCAGTTTTGAAACGGTCGGGTTGGTTGATGACGGATTGCTGTGGATGGCGGGGATCTATGTAGCTGTCAGTCTGCTCGGAGGACTGGCCATGGCAGCTCTTGGCTTTCTGTCTGCAAGGAGAATAGGGTCATGA
- a CDS encoding alpha/beta hydrolase produces the protein MWKWEAEGKAKGVIVIVHNAYEHHRRYAWLIQKFRNDGFHVVSGDLPGHGKEGVEVHAEAFRDYRRFIKKMIRTGLDDNLPVFLFGHGLGATFILRLLQMERIECAGVICTSPWLHLEHHPPIRAKMFTKWSQTMTLDHEITPELLSRNEEFLKEYAEDPMYVPIVTGGWYRELQTLMKSVMQPDLIIQDVPLLLHTGEADEITNIEHTRKWAFAQNLSELQLKRWKDVQHDIIQAPEQEGIYLYTQSFINNVLHSLGYIIE, from the coding sequence GTGTGGAAGTGGGAAGCAGAAGGTAAGGCAAAAGGTGTTATCGTCATTGTACATAATGCCTATGAACATCATAGAAGATATGCGTGGCTCATTCAAAAGTTTCGTAATGACGGGTTTCATGTCGTATCAGGGGATCTTCCGGGGCATGGCAAAGAAGGGGTAGAGGTTCATGCTGAAGCATTTAGGGATTACCGGAGATTTATCAAGAAAATGATCCGCACCGGTTTGGATGATAATTTGCCGGTATTTTTATTTGGGCATGGTCTGGGTGCAACATTCATTCTTCGTTTACTGCAGATGGAACGCATCGAATGTGCTGGTGTCATTTGTACATCACCATGGCTGCATTTGGAACACCATCCGCCAATCCGTGCGAAGATGTTTACGAAGTGGTCTCAGACGATGACATTAGACCATGAAATCACACCTGAATTATTATCACGAAATGAAGAATTTCTAAAGGAGTATGCGGAAGATCCAATGTATGTGCCGATTGTAACTGGCGGCTGGTATAGGGAGCTGCAAACACTTATGAAATCTGTCATGCAGCCTGATTTAATTATCCAGGACGTACCGCTGTTGTTGCATACAGGCGAAGCAGATGAAATCACAAATATTGAACATACGCGTAAGTGGGCATTTGCCCAAAATTTATCCGAACTTCAGCTGAAGCGGTGGAAAGACGTGCAGCATGATATTATTCAGGCGCCTGAACAAGAAGGGATCTATTTGTATACGCAATCGTTTATCAATAATGTCCTTCATTCGCTCGGATATATTATTGAATGA
- a CDS encoding gamma carbonic anhydrase family protein has product MIYPYEGKLPEIDPSVYIADYVTISGDVTIGPESSIWFNTVIRGDVSPTIIGRKVNIQDFCCLHQSPRFPLILEDNVTIGHKVMLHSCTIKTGALVGMGATVLDGAEVGEGAFIGAGSLVTPGKKIPPNTLAIGSPARVVRELTDEDRADMTRIVNEYARKGQLYKALQEEK; this is encoded by the coding sequence TTGATTTATCCATACGAAGGTAAATTACCAGAAATTGACCCATCCGTCTACATTGCAGATTACGTAACCATTTCAGGTGACGTAACGATTGGCCCCGAATCATCCATTTGGTTTAACACGGTCATCCGCGGAGATGTGTCACCAACGATTATCGGAAGAAAAGTAAATATACAGGATTTCTGCTGCCTTCACCAAAGCCCGCGTTTCCCATTAATCCTAGAGGATAATGTGACGATCGGCCACAAAGTCATGCTCCATAGCTGTACAATTAAAACCGGCGCATTGGTCGGGATGGGGGCCACTGTTCTCGATGGCGCGGAGGTCGGAGAAGGTGCATTTATCGGAGCTGGCAGTCTGGTAACGCCAGGGAAAAAGATTCCGCCAAACACATTGGCTATAGGTTCGCCCGCCCGTGTCGTACGCGAATTGACGGATGAAGACCGTGCGGATATGACTAGGATTGTGAATGAGTACGCACGAAAAGGACAGCTGTATAAAGCGCTGCAGGAAGAAAAATAA
- the dpaL gene encoding diaminopropionate ammonia-lyase, whose protein sequence is MILLSINKNKFQWAKNIKFNTEMNEEELAFFTADEIENVLNFQKTHRLYTNTPMRNLSALAKHLDIESIHVKDESYRFGLNAFKVMGGIYAIAKYLADKLDRDVNDLSFEELQSQEVRKQIGDITFISATDGNHGRGIAWAARELGQKSVIYMPKGSLPVRLDALKHEGAYAKITDVNYDETVRICADLAEKNNWVMVQDTAWEGYDEIPLWIMQGYSALAHEMIETFEEQQMAPPTHLFLQAGVGSFAAGIAAYFKVRYKENAPTVIIVEPHQANCYYRSFESGTGDMEIVTGDMNTIMAGLACGEPNTRAYRILGQYAKAAFSCDDSIAALGMRVLGNPLENDHRVISGESGAAPLGLVYYLKILADPEVAKAIGLDQTSRVAVISTEGDTDPEHYQNIVWRGLYPTE, encoded by the coding sequence GTGATTTTATTGTCAATTAATAAAAATAAGTTTCAATGGGCAAAAAACATAAAGTTCAACACTGAAATGAATGAAGAGGAGTTGGCCTTCTTTACGGCAGATGAAATTGAAAACGTTCTCAACTTTCAGAAAACACATCGATTATATACGAATACTCCAATGAGAAATTTATCTGCTTTAGCAAAACATTTGGATATTGAATCCATTCATGTAAAAGACGAATCTTATCGTTTTGGCTTGAACGCTTTTAAAGTGATGGGAGGTATTTACGCGATTGCTAAGTATTTAGCAGACAAGTTAGACCGCGATGTGAACGACTTATCATTTGAAGAATTGCAATCACAAGAAGTGCGGAAACAGATTGGCGACATTACATTTATTTCAGCTACAGACGGGAATCATGGACGCGGAATTGCTTGGGCCGCTCGAGAACTTGGACAGAAATCGGTTATTTACATGCCAAAAGGGTCTTTACCTGTTCGTCTCGATGCTCTAAAACATGAAGGTGCCTACGCCAAAATCACCGATGTGAATTACGATGAAACGGTTCGCATTTGCGCAGATTTAGCAGAGAAGAATAACTGGGTAATGGTGCAAGACACAGCGTGGGAAGGTTATGATGAAATACCACTTTGGATCATGCAAGGTTATTCCGCTTTAGCTCATGAAATGATTGAAACCTTTGAAGAACAACAAATGGCTCCACCTACACACTTGTTCCTTCAAGCAGGAGTAGGTTCATTCGCAGCTGGAATAGCCGCTTACTTTAAAGTGCGTTATAAAGAAAATGCCCCTACAGTAATTATTGTTGAACCTCATCAGGCAAATTGCTATTACCGTTCATTTGAAAGCGGGACTGGCGATATGGAGATTGTGACTGGAGATATGAATACAATCATGGCTGGACTAGCTTGCGGGGAACCTAATACACGTGCTTACAGAATTTTGGGGCAATATGCGAAAGCAGCCTTTTCTTGTGATGACAGCATTGCTGCTCTAGGTATGAGAGTACTTGGAAACCCGTTAGAAAATGACCATCGCGTAATATCAGGTGAATCAGGTGCAGCACCACTTGGCCTTGTTTACTATTTGAAAATATTAGCTGATCCAGAAGTTGCAAAAGCCATAGGACTTGATCAGACATCAAGAGTAGCCGTAATCAGCACAGAAGGCGACACAGATCCAGAACATTATCAAAACATCGTGTGGCGCGGGCTATACCCTACCGAGTAA
- a CDS encoding YgeY family selenium metabolism-linked hydrolase, whose product MIVYDELIQLTQQAVQIQSYSGEEHAVAELLYNKMQDMGYDECWIDAYGNVIGKINGSGEGQSVLFDGHMDTVPINSPEKWTYDPFGAEIADGKMYGRGTSDMKGAICAAVIAGGTIARQIKQNGIRPKGDIYVSCSVYEEIFEGGALGKVIDQVHPDIVIIMEPSALQLSIGQLGRAEIIISSHGKSAHSSQPESGVNAIYELLPMLEALQSSTAPFHEKLGKGITVVTDIKSSPYPGVSIVPDLCTITIDRRLLVGETEEDVLASYQQLISLNENYSFEVAEVNLPCFTGEILSGKRFFPGWLLDSSHPAVPQALRALESVGQSPSLTTYKFCTNGSYSAGVAKIPTLGYGPSNASLVHIVDEYIEIEQLTEAAEGFVSLANYLTNLPKA is encoded by the coding sequence ATGATAGTATATGACGAATTAATTCAGCTGACACAACAAGCTGTTCAAATACAAAGTTACTCGGGTGAAGAGCACGCAGTTGCGGAGCTTCTTTACAATAAAATGCAAGACATGGGCTATGACGAGTGTTGGATAGATGCATATGGAAACGTCATCGGCAAAATCAACGGTTCAGGAGAGGGTCAGTCTGTCTTGTTTGATGGACACATGGATACAGTTCCTATCAATAGCCCTGAGAAATGGACATATGATCCTTTTGGTGCTGAAATAGCCGATGGCAAAATGTATGGACGTGGGACGAGTGATATGAAAGGTGCGATCTGTGCTGCTGTTATTGCTGGCGGCACAATCGCCCGGCAAATTAAGCAAAATGGTATCCGCCCTAAAGGTGATATTTATGTCTCTTGTTCCGTTTATGAAGAAATTTTTGAAGGTGGAGCGCTTGGTAAAGTAATTGACCAGGTACATCCTGACATTGTAATTATTATGGAACCATCCGCACTTCAGTTAAGTATAGGACAACTTGGCAGAGCCGAAATCATTATATCTTCACATGGAAAATCGGCTCATTCATCACAACCCGAAAGTGGTGTTAATGCAATTTACGAGCTATTGCCTATGCTCGAAGCATTGCAGTCCTCCACTGCACCTTTCCATGAAAAACTCGGCAAAGGTATTACAGTAGTGACTGATATCAAATCATCACCCTATCCAGGCGTGTCAATCGTGCCAGATCTTTGTACGATTACTATAGATCGAAGATTACTTGTTGGCGAGACAGAAGAAGACGTACTAGCATCCTACCAACAACTTATTTCTTTAAATGAAAACTATTCATTTGAAGTAGCAGAAGTAAACTTACCATGTTTTACTGGTGAGATCTTAAGCGGGAAGCGTTTCTTCCCAGGGTGGCTTCTGGATAGCAGCCACCCTGCTGTTCCACAGGCTTTAAGAGCTTTAGAATCTGTTGGGCAATCGCCTTCTCTTACGACTTATAAATTTTGTACGAATGGAAGTTACAGCGCTGGTGTCGCGAAAATACCTACACTCGGTTACGGACCTTCCAATGCGAGCTTAGTGCATATCGTCGATGAATATATCGAAATCGAACAATTAACCGAAGCGGCGGAAGGTTTTGTCTCTTTAGCTAACTACCTAACTAATTTACCTAAAGCATGA